A single window of Granulibacter bethesdensis DNA harbors:
- the pgl gene encoding 6-phosphogluconolactonase — protein sequence MINPDAAALPGKLVVLDTAQALADHVAAWLAERIQKSQAPVRIALSGGSTPRKLYQTLAQAPWNKQIDWSRVHLYWGDERFVPHDDPDSNFHMTNEALLSRIDIPPSNVFPIPGEGDPVVIAERYEARMKADYGTDTLDPEKPFFDVVFLGLGEDGHTASLIPGQPILKEREKWVAAVSEGRPEVRISLTYPALESASVIAFLVTGKGKAEIIKAVREGTTDVPAAHLRPHGQVIWFTADGAASPE from the coding sequence ATGATCAATCCCGATGCGGCTGCATTGCCAGGAAAACTCGTCGTACTGGATACGGCACAGGCTCTTGCTGACCATGTTGCCGCGTGGCTGGCCGAGCGCATCCAGAAATCTCAGGCTCCGGTGCGTATCGCGCTGTCTGGCGGATCAACCCCCAGGAAACTCTATCAGACTCTTGCTCAGGCCCCGTGGAACAAGCAGATCGACTGGAGCAGGGTGCATCTTTATTGGGGTGATGAGCGCTTCGTTCCGCATGATGACCCCGACAGTAACTTCCACATGACGAACGAAGCTTTGCTGTCCCGTATCGACATTCCGCCCAGCAATGTTTTTCCCATTCCGGGAGAAGGCGATCCGGTCGTCATCGCTGAACGCTATGAAGCGAGGATGAAGGCGGATTATGGGACAGATACGCTTGATCCGGAAAAGCCATTTTTCGACGTCGTGTTTCTAGGCCTCGGTGAGGACGGCCATACAGCGTCCCTCATTCCCGGCCAGCCCATTTTGAAAGAGCGCGAAAAATGGGTTGCCGCCGTATCGGAAGGCCGCCCGGAGGTCAGGATCAGCCTTACTTATCCCGCTCTGGAAAGTGCATCCGTGATCGCTTTTCTGGTCACGGGCAAAGGGAAAGCGGAGATTATCAAAGCTGTTCGTGAAGGCACCACCGACGTTCCCGCCGCGCATCTACGCCCGCATGGTCAGGTGATCTGGTTTACCGCCGACGGAGCCGCCAGTCCCGAATAG
- a CDS encoding Cof-type HAD-IIB family hydrolase has translation MSQNIRLVLSDVDNTLVTKQKVLTPRAIKAVQALRDKGIKFAVTSGRPPVGMRMLFEPLALDTPIAGFNGGMITDTALHPILARTLHLNAAKQTVEMLEEAGLDIWVYTEKQWYLRNPDAPHVEREAWTTQSDPDVTDDLFSLLNDTVKIVGVSDDGERVKRAERHIKTTLGNQASVNRSQPYYLDITHPDANKGGVVRYLAEYYGIEPVQIAVIGDSANDVEMFTVAGFSIAMGQADDEVKAEASAVTSSVEDEGFAKAMEEHFLS, from the coding sequence ATGAGCCAGAATATCCGGCTTGTTCTGAGCGATGTCGATAATACCCTCGTCACCAAACAGAAAGTTCTGACCCCGCGAGCAATCAAGGCGGTGCAGGCGTTGCGGGATAAGGGGATCAAATTCGCCGTGACCAGTGGCCGCCCTCCGGTCGGGATGCGGATGCTGTTTGAGCCTCTCGCCCTTGATACACCGATCGCGGGCTTCAATGGTGGCATGATCACAGATACCGCACTTCATCCCATTCTGGCCCGCACCCTCCATCTGAATGCTGCGAAGCAGACTGTCGAGATGCTGGAAGAGGCCGGTCTGGATATCTGGGTTTACACGGAGAAGCAGTGGTATCTGCGCAATCCTGATGCCCCGCATGTAGAACGGGAAGCCTGGACCACACAATCCGATCCAGACGTGACCGACGATCTGTTTTCACTCCTGAACGACACTGTGAAGATCGTGGGCGTCAGTGACGATGGCGAACGCGTCAAAAGGGCTGAACGGCATATCAAGACCACACTCGGCAATCAGGCGTCAGTCAATCGTTCGCAGCCTTATTATCTCGATATCACTCATCCCGATGCCAACAAAGGCGGCGTGGTGCGTTATCTCGCTGAATATTACGGCATTGAACCTGTGCAGATCGCGGTCATCGGCGATTCAGCAAATGATGTGGAAATGTTCACAGTCGCCGGATTCAGCATTGCTATGGGCCAGGCGGATGATGAGGTTAAGGCGGAAGCCAGCGCCGTTACCAGTTCCGTCGAGGATGAAGGGTTCGCGAAAGCAATGGAGGAGCATTTTCTCTCATGA
- the zwf gene encoding glucose-6-phosphate dehydrogenase has product MSSIPKMGCTRAQAETNSTVFQPAPACDMVIFGAGGDLTKRLVTPSLYSLAASKMLPDDFRVVGVDIADLDTESWRKQLTDMIHSFIGKKGVEFETDSIDEDAWKWLMDRFTYVKGDFSDSQTFKNLGQSLRDGNRLFYLAVADRFFAQVIEQLGSAGLTEQKDEGPWRRVIVEKPFGHDLGSAQDLNKKILGILKENQVYRIDHFLGKETVQNIMMMRFGNGVFENLWNNHFIEHVQITAAETVGVEKRGGFYDHAGALRDMVPNHLFQLLAVTAMEPPVSFDADAVRSEKAKVLQAVRLMTEEDVADNAVRGQYGSGTVKDTDVQGYRSELNVDPHSATETFVAIKLMIDNWRWGKTPFYLRTGKHMSERCTEIVLQLRRPPFTLFRDTGIENLPPNQIVIRISPNDGMSIDFNAKVPGPTVQVKQVSSDFRYSDFFERRPTTGYETLIYDCMMGDATLFQRADFVEAGWRIVQPILDAWARQTPDFPNYASGSNGPKEADDLLAKDGFQWRDLNS; this is encoded by the coding sequence ATGTCCTCCATTCCCAAAATGGGCTGCACGCGGGCGCAGGCTGAAACCAACAGCACCGTATTCCAGCCCGCTCCTGCCTGCGACATGGTTATTTTCGGGGCAGGTGGTGATCTGACGAAACGTCTGGTGACCCCCTCACTCTACAGTCTGGCAGCATCAAAAATGCTGCCGGATGATTTTCGGGTTGTGGGCGTCGATATCGCCGATCTGGATACGGAAAGCTGGCGCAAACAGCTGACCGATATGATCCATTCCTTTATCGGCAAAAAAGGTGTTGAGTTCGAAACGGATTCCATCGACGAAGATGCCTGGAAATGGCTTATGGATCGCTTCACCTATGTCAAAGGTGATTTCTCCGACAGTCAGACATTTAAAAATCTGGGGCAGTCTCTGCGTGATGGCAACCGCCTGTTCTACCTCGCTGTTGCAGACAGATTTTTTGCGCAGGTTATCGAACAACTTGGCTCCGCTGGACTGACCGAGCAGAAAGATGAAGGGCCGTGGCGTCGTGTCATCGTCGAGAAGCCTTTTGGCCATGATCTTGGATCAGCACAGGATCTGAATAAAAAAATCCTCGGCATTTTGAAGGAAAATCAGGTTTACCGGATTGATCATTTTCTGGGCAAGGAAACCGTCCAGAACATCATGATGATGCGCTTTGGAAATGGCGTGTTCGAAAATCTGTGGAACAACCACTTCATTGAACATGTGCAGATTACCGCCGCGGAAACGGTCGGTGTTGAAAAGCGTGGCGGCTTCTACGACCATGCCGGCGCCTTGCGGGATATGGTGCCCAACCATCTGTTCCAGCTGCTGGCTGTGACGGCGATGGAGCCTCCCGTTTCATTCGATGCAGATGCAGTGCGGTCCGAAAAAGCCAAAGTCCTTCAGGCTGTTCGCCTGATGACGGAGGAAGATGTGGCCGACAATGCCGTCCGCGGCCAGTACGGTTCCGGTACCGTAAAAGACACAGACGTTCAGGGATATCGTTCCGAGCTGAATGTGGATCCGCATTCAGCGACTGAAACGTTCGTTGCCATCAAGTTGATGATCGACAACTGGCGCTGGGGCAAGACGCCTTTCTATCTGCGCACCGGCAAGCATATGAGCGAACGCTGCACCGAAATTGTGCTGCAACTCCGGCGCCCTCCGTTCACGCTGTTCCGTGACACCGGCATCGAAAATCTGCCACCCAATCAGATTGTCATTCGCATCAGCCCAAATGATGGCATGTCGATTGATTTCAACGCCAAGGTTCCCGGGCCGACCGTGCAGGTGAAACAGGTATCGAGCGATTTCCGGTATTCTGATTTCTTCGAACGTCGTCCGACGACCGGCTATGAAACGCTGATCTATGACTGCATGATGGGCGATGCCACACTGTTCCAACGTGCCGATTTCGTCGAGGCAGGCTGGAGGATCGTACAGCCCATTCTGGATGCATGGGCCAGGCAGACGCCTGATTTCCCGAACTACGCATCCGGCAGCAACGGCCCGAAAGAAGCCGATGACTTACTGGCAAAAGACGGGTTCCAGTGGAGGGATCTTAATTCATGA
- the gnd gene encoding phosphogluconate dehydrogenase (NAD(+)-dependent, decarboxylating) → MQIGVIGLGRMGGNIVRRLMRDGHKTVVYDRAADVVSKLSDEGATGASSLSDLVSKLDAPRTVWVMLPAGEITEATITELSSLLSSDDVIIDGGNTFYKDDIRRAKSLREKGIHYVDVGTSGGVWGLERGYCMMIGGDKPVVERIDSVLKTLAPGIGTIERTPHREGFDARAEEGYLHCGPAGAGHFVKMVHNGIEYGIMQAYAEGFDILHNKNSPELPEDERFELNTTDIAEVWRRGSVISSWLLDLTAMSLAQHPTLDNFSGSVSDSGEGRWTINAAIEEAVPAPVLSAALYTRFRSREEHSFAEKMLSAMRFGFGGHVEQKG, encoded by the coding sequence ATGCAGATCGGCGTTATCGGACTGGGCCGTATGGGCGGCAATATCGTGCGTCGCCTGATGCGGGACGGACACAAGACTGTCGTCTATGATCGTGCCGCTGATGTCGTGTCCAAATTGTCAGATGAAGGTGCAACCGGAGCATCATCCCTGTCCGATCTCGTCTCCAAACTGGATGCGCCGCGCACAGTATGGGTCATGCTGCCAGCGGGGGAGATTACGGAAGCCACCATCACCGAACTTTCCTCTTTGCTCAGCAGTGATGATGTCATCATTGATGGCGGCAACACTTTCTATAAAGACGATATTCGCCGCGCCAAATCCCTGCGCGAAAAAGGCATTCATTACGTCGATGTGGGCACATCCGGTGGCGTATGGGGGCTGGAGCGTGGCTATTGTATGATGATCGGTGGGGATAAGCCGGTTGTAGAGCGGATCGATTCTGTTCTGAAGACGCTGGCCCCCGGTATCGGTACGATCGAACGTACACCGCATCGCGAAGGGTTCGATGCCCGTGCCGAGGAAGGCTATCTGCATTGCGGGCCGGCCGGGGCAGGCCATTTCGTCAAGATGGTCCATAACGGCATCGAGTACGGAATTATGCAGGCTTATGCTGAAGGCTTCGATATTCTGCATAACAAGAACTCCCCCGAACTGCCGGAAGATGAGCGATTCGAGCTGAACACCACCGATATCGCCGAGGTCTGGCGGCGGGGCAGTGTGATTTCGTCCTGGCTGCTGGATCTGACCGCCATGTCGCTTGCACAGCACCCGACACTGGATAATTTTTCCGGCTCCGTCTCCGATTCCGGTGAAGGTCGTTGGACCATCAATGCCGCTATCGAGGAAGCCGTTCCGGCCCCTGTGCTCAGTGCCGCGCTGTATACCCGCTTCCGCTCCCGCGAGGAGCATAGCTTTGCGGAGAAGATGCTCTCTGCCATGCGCTTCGGCTTCGGGGGACATGTCGAGCAGAAAGGCTGA
- a CDS encoding bifunctional transaldolase/phosoglucose isomerase: MSETKNPLAQLNDHGQSPWLDFVSRSLLESGELVKLIERDGVRGVTSNPSIFEKAIGQSKEYDPQLKETLDRGDLEISTLYETLAITDISHAADQLYPVWEQTKGQDGYISLEVSPYLALRTQDTIDEARRLWQTVDKPNLMIKVPGTEAGVPAIETLIADGININVTLLFSLKAYDAVAWAYIKGLEARAAKGEDISHIASVASFFVSRIDASVEKEVERKLKAGEGDADVLRSLYGKVAIANAKMAYQHYKKLIADPRWKALEAKGANPQRLLWASTGVKSKDLPDTLYVETLIGANTVNTMPPATMDATRDHGKIATTIEDDLEAAQKTLHDLAAQGISLDQITTDLVVDGVQRFADDADKLYGAVAQRRAQFFDGEATRSVISFGSDALKKDVETETETWRRDGLIRALWRGEKTLWTNADEDKWLGWLHIVEQELADADTLTRFAQHVQEGGYTDVVLLGMGGSSLGPEVLSKTFGQRSGWPTFHMLDSTDPAQVKAIRDAVALPTTLFIVSSKSGSTLEPNIFKQYFYEAAGKNGRHFVAVTDPGSHMEEVARQDGFADIFHGVKSIGGRYSVLSKFGLVPAAAIGIDVPAFLSKTLEMVHACGPYAPPAQNPGLQLGLALGVAATKYKRDKVTLIASPGIADIGAWLEQLLAESTGKQGKGLIPVADEPRLDPTAYGNDRFFAYIALKDGEDAEQAAFVAALEKAGHPVARLTVPSTLHIGQEFFRWEIATAVAGAILDINPFDQPDVEASKIKTRELTSSVEKTGSLPEEKPFFTGEGIALYADPRNAAAFGAPTSLAEALKIHFDRIGSGDYAALLAYIEHTEAHEAAMQAIRAQILSAKHVATCLGFGPRFLHSTGQAYKGGPNSGVFLQITTEDAQDQPVPGQSYGFSIVKAAQARGDFDVLAERGRRALRVHFTSGIESGLSTLAEAVREALS, encoded by the coding sequence ATGAGCGAAACCAAGAACCCCCTCGCCCAGCTCAACGATCACGGGCAATCGCCATGGCTGGATTTCGTCAGCCGCTCCCTGCTGGAAAGCGGGGAGCTGGTGAAACTGATCGAGCGTGACGGTGTACGCGGCGTCACTTCCAATCCCAGCATTTTTGAAAAAGCCATCGGTCAGAGCAAGGAATACGATCCGCAATTGAAGGAAACGCTCGACCGCGGCGATCTGGAAATTTCCACGCTTTATGAAACGCTGGCGATCACCGATATCAGCCATGCCGCCGATCAGCTCTATCCGGTATGGGAGCAGACGAAAGGTCAGGACGGCTATATCAGCCTCGAAGTATCACCCTATCTGGCCCTCCGCACTCAGGACACGATCGATGAGGCCCGCCGCCTGTGGCAGACTGTCGACAAGCCTAATCTGATGATCAAGGTGCCAGGCACGGAGGCAGGCGTACCCGCCATCGAAACGCTGATTGCCGATGGCATCAATATCAATGTCACCCTGCTCTTCTCGCTGAAAGCTTACGATGCGGTCGCCTGGGCCTATATCAAGGGTCTGGAGGCACGCGCCGCAAAGGGAGAAGACATCTCCCACATTGCCAGCGTCGCCAGCTTCTTCGTCAGCCGCATTGACGCCTCCGTCGAGAAAGAGGTCGAGCGCAAGCTGAAAGCCGGAGAAGGCGATGCCGATGTTCTGCGCAGCCTGTACGGCAAGGTGGCCATTGCCAACGCAAAAATGGCCTATCAGCACTATAAAAAACTGATCGCCGATCCGCGATGGAAGGCACTGGAAGCCAAAGGCGCCAATCCGCAGCGTCTGCTCTGGGCCTCCACCGGCGTCAAGAGCAAGGATCTGCCGGATACGCTCTATGTCGAGACACTGATCGGGGCCAACACGGTCAATACCATGCCCCCCGCGACCATGGATGCCACCCGCGATCACGGCAAAATTGCAACCACGATCGAGGACGATCTGGAAGCCGCACAGAAAACTCTGCATGACCTCGCAGCACAGGGCATTTCCCTCGATCAGATCACCACTGATCTGGTCGTCGATGGCGTGCAGCGTTTCGCCGATGATGCCGACAAGCTCTATGGTGCCGTGGCCCAGCGTCGTGCTCAGTTTTTCGATGGTGAAGCCACCCGTAGCGTCATCTCTTTCGGCTCTGACGCGCTGAAAAAAGATGTCGAGACCGAGACCGAAACCTGGCGTCGCGACGGCCTGATCCGTGCCTTGTGGCGTGGTGAAAAGACTTTGTGGACCAATGCCGATGAAGACAAATGGTTGGGCTGGCTGCACATTGTCGAACAGGAACTGGCTGATGCCGACACACTGACCCGCTTTGCGCAGCATGTCCAGGAAGGCGGCTATACCGATGTCGTGCTGCTCGGCATGGGCGGTTCCAGCCTTGGCCCCGAAGTGCTGAGCAAGACTTTCGGACAGCGCAGTGGCTGGCCGACTTTCCATATGCTGGACAGCACCGATCCGGCGCAGGTGAAGGCGATCCGTGATGCGGTGGCGTTGCCGACCACCCTTTTCATCGTCTCCAGCAAATCCGGCAGCACGCTGGAGCCGAATATCTTCAAGCAGTATTTCTATGAAGCAGCAGGCAAGAACGGCCGTCATTTCGTCGCGGTGACCGATCCCGGCTCCCATATGGAAGAGGTTGCCCGACAGGATGGGTTTGCCGACATTTTCCATGGCGTGAAAAGCATTGGCGGACGCTACTCCGTGCTCTCCAAATTTGGTTTGGTGCCGGCGGCGGCTATTGGCATCGACGTTCCGGCTTTCCTGTCAAAAACGCTTGAAATGGTTCATGCCTGCGGTCCTTATGCACCTCCGGCACAAAATCCCGGCCTGCAACTCGGTCTCGCTTTGGGCGTCGCGGCGACAAAATACAAACGGGACAAGGTGACGCTGATCGCCTCCCCCGGCATTGCCGATATCGGTGCGTGGCTGGAACAGCTTCTGGCGGAATCGACCGGTAAGCAGGGCAAGGGGCTGATCCCTGTTGCCGATGAACCTCGTCTTGATCCCACTGCTTACGGGAATGATCGTTTCTTTGCCTATATCGCGCTGAAAGACGGTGAAGATGCTGAACAGGCTGCCTTTGTGGCGGCTCTGGAAAAAGCCGGGCATCCGGTGGCGCGTCTGACCGTTCCCAGCACGCTGCATATTGGGCAGGAATTCTTCCGCTGGGAAATTGCAACAGCCGTTGCCGGTGCCATCCTCGACATCAATCCGTTCGATCAACCAGATGTCGAAGCCAGCAAGATCAAGACACGCGAACTGACCAGCTCGGTTGAAAAAACTGGCTCTTTGCCTGAAGAAAAACCGTTCTTCACCGGTGAAGGCATTGCTCTCTATGCCGATCCGCGGAATGCAGCCGCATTCGGCGCTCCTACAAGCCTGGCAGAAGCGTTAAAGATCCATTTCGACCGGATCGGCAGCGGTGATTATGCTGCCCTGCTGGCCTATATCGAGCATACCGAGGCCCATGAAGCCGCGATGCAGGCCATCCGGGCACAGATCTTGAGCGCGAAGCATGTGGCAACCTGCCTCGGTTTCGGTCCACGTTTCCTGCACTCTACCGGACAGGCCTATAAAGGTGGCCCGAACAGCGGTGTGTTCCTGCAAATCACCACCGAAGATGCGCAGGACCAACCCGTTCCCGGCCAGAGCTACGGCTTCAGCATTGTCAAAGCGGCTCAGGCACGGGGGGATTTCGATGTGCTGGCCGAGCGTGGTCGTCGCGCCTTGCGGGTTCATTTCACCAGCGGCATCGAGAGCGGACTCAGCACACTTGCTGAGGCGGTCAGAGAGGCGCTGTCCTGA
- the tkt gene encoding transketolase, producing the protein MDTHHPDTRDTVAINTIRTLAMDAVQKANSGHPGTPMSMAPVAYTLWQNHLNFDPADPIWPNRDRFVLSIGHASMLLYALLHLTGTEAVDNKYNTSGQKAVTLQDIEQFRQMSSKTPGHPEYHHTSGVETTTGPLGQGVANSVGMAIAEKYLAARYNRPGYTLFDYNIYAMCGDGDMMEGVSGEAASLAGHLKLDNLVWIYDSNHITIEGRTNLAFGEDVAARFAAYGWDVHTLDDANDTAKLDALLSHIRSAKTGKPAFILVHSIIGWGAPHKQDTHEAHGSPLGDEEIKLAKKFYGWPEDAKFLVPDGVYETFANGISARSARLNKEWQALFARYRSEYPDLASEIDQIEKRTLPEGWDKDIPVFEADAKGIATRQSSGKVLNAVAKHIPWLLGGSADLAPSTNTLLTFTDAAGENAGGSFSAENRLGRNFHWGIREHAMGSAINGMALSKLRPYGSGFLIFSDYMRAPIRLASLMEIPAIWIFTHDSIGVGEDGPTHQPVEQLISLRSIPGNIVIRPADANEVAEAWRTLIPFQHQPVCLILSRQALPTVDRSKYASASGVARGGYILADTDGAPDVILIGTGSEVQHCIAAHETLAQEGIKARVVSLPSWELFERQDQSYRDNVLPPSIKARVTIEQGATFGWERYAGSEGTVIGMHTFGASAPLAELLKHFGFTPHAVAEAAREQVKKHAKAR; encoded by the coding sequence ATGGACACGCACCACCCCGATACTCGCGATACGGTTGCAATCAACACCATCCGTACCCTGGCGATGGACGCGGTCCAGAAGGCCAATTCCGGGCATCCTGGTACACCTATGTCCATGGCCCCTGTGGCCTATACGCTGTGGCAAAATCACCTGAATTTTGATCCGGCGGACCCGATCTGGCCGAATCGCGACCGTTTCGTACTGTCCATCGGTCACGCATCGATGCTGCTCTACGCGCTGTTGCACCTTACCGGCACCGAGGCTGTCGATAATAAATACAACACATCCGGCCAGAAAGCGGTGACGCTCCAGGATATCGAGCAATTCCGCCAGATGAGCAGCAAGACGCCGGGTCACCCCGAATATCACCATACCAGCGGTGTGGAGACTACAACCGGCCCGCTGGGTCAGGGCGTCGCCAACAGCGTCGGCATGGCCATTGCCGAGAAATATCTCGCCGCCCGCTATAATCGGCCCGGCTACACTTTATTTGACTACAATATTTATGCCATGTGCGGCGATGGCGACATGATGGAGGGTGTCTCTGGCGAGGCGGCTTCACTGGCCGGTCATCTCAAGCTCGATAATCTGGTGTGGATCTATGACAGCAACCACATCACGATCGAGGGCCGTACCAATTTGGCCTTCGGTGAGGATGTCGCAGCACGATTTGCCGCATATGGATGGGATGTCCATACTCTGGACGACGCCAACGACACTGCGAAGCTTGATGCGCTGCTAAGCCATATCCGGAGCGCAAAAACCGGCAAGCCGGCCTTTATTCTGGTTCACAGCATCATTGGCTGGGGCGCGCCGCACAAGCAGGATACGCATGAAGCGCATGGCTCCCCGCTTGGTGACGAAGAAATCAAGCTCGCGAAGAAGTTTTATGGCTGGCCGGAAGATGCCAAATTCCTGGTGCCGGACGGCGTTTATGAAACCTTCGCCAATGGAATCAGTGCACGCTCTGCCCGTCTGAACAAGGAATGGCAGGCGCTGTTTGCCCGCTACCGCTCCGAATATCCCGATCTGGCCAGCGAAATCGATCAAATCGAGAAGCGCACCCTGCCGGAAGGCTGGGATAAGGACATTCCGGTTTTCGAAGCCGATGCGAAAGGCATTGCCACCCGTCAGTCCAGCGGCAAGGTGCTGAATGCCGTTGCCAAGCATATTCCGTGGCTGCTGGGAGGTTCAGCCGATCTCGCCCCCTCCACCAATACGCTGCTGACTTTCACGGATGCGGCCGGTGAGAATGCGGGGGGAAGCTTCTCGGCTGAAAACCGCCTCGGCCGTAACTTTCATTGGGGTATCCGTGAGCACGCGATGGGGTCAGCCATCAACGGTATGGCGCTGTCCAAGCTGCGACCTTACGGCTCCGGCTTCCTGATCTTCAGCGACTATATGCGCGCTCCCATCCGCCTGGCATCGCTGATGGAAATCCCGGCAATCTGGATTTTCACCCATGACAGCATCGGCGTAGGCGAAGATGGCCCGACCCATCAACCTGTCGAGCAACTGATCAGCCTGCGTTCCATTCCCGGCAACATCGTGATCCGCCCCGCCGACGCGAACGAGGTCGCAGAAGCATGGCGCACCCTGATCCCGTTCCAGCATCAGCCGGTCTGTCTGATCCTGTCACGTCAGGCCTTGCCGACTGTGGATCGTAGCAAATACGCATCTGCCAGCGGTGTCGCCCGTGGCGGCTATATTCTGGCTGACACGGATGGCGCCCCCGACGTGATCCTGATCGGGACCGGCAGCGAGGTCCAACACTGCATCGCCGCGCATGAAACGCTGGCTCAGGAAGGCATCAAAGCCCGCGTCGTCTCCCTGCCAAGCTGGGAACTGTTCGAGCGTCAGGATCAGTCTTATCGCGACAATGTCCTGCCTCCCTCGATCAAGGCCCGCGTTACCATTGAACAGGGTGCGACATTTGGATGGGAGCGCTACGCCGGTTCCGAAGGCACAGTGATCGGTATGCACACGTTCGGGGCTTCTGCCCCGCTGGCAGAGCTGCTGAAACATTTCGGCTTTACCCCGCACGCCGTGGCCGAAGCCGCGCGCGAGCAGGTCAAAAAACACGCGAAAGCACGGTGA